From Cucumis melo cultivar AY chromosome 1, USDA_Cmelo_AY_1.0, whole genome shotgun sequence, a single genomic window includes:
- the LOC103492584 gene encoding uncharacterized protein LOC103492584, whose amino-acid sequence MGYAQLVIGPAGSGKSTYCSSLYQHCETVGRTMHVVNLDPAAENFDYPVAMDIRELISLEDVMEELGLGPNGGLLYCMEHLEENLDDWLTEELNNYMDDDYLVFDCPGQIELFSHVPVLKNFVEHLKRKNFNVCAVYLLDSQFMTDITKFISGCMASLSAMKSLMKGRKSHDCPIVPSPVLSFCYHFFPQALQVDEYNMVSFVPLDLRKESSIRYVLAQIDNCIQYGEDADVKIKDFDPDEDDD is encoded by the exons ATGGGATATGCACAGCTAGTTATTGGTCCTGCCGGAAGTGGAAAG TCAACCTACTGCTCTAGCTTGTACCAACACTGTGAGACAGTTGGCCGAACTATGCATGTTGTGAATCTTGATCCTGCTGCCGAAAATTTTGACTATCCTGTAGCGATGG ATATTAGGGAGCTTATTTCGTTGGAGGATGTCATGGAGGAGCTTGGGCTTGGTCCTAATGGTGGCCTTCTATACTGCATGGA ACATCTTGAAGAAAATCTGGATGATTGGTTGACAGAAGAATTGAACAATTACATGGACGACGATTATTTAGTTTTTGACTGCCCAG GTCAGATAGAGCTCTTTTCTCATGTTCCGGTTCTTAAAAACTTTGTGGAGCATTTAAAGAGAAAGAACTTCAATGTCTGTGCTGTGTATCTGCTGGATTCTCAG TTCATGACAGACATCACAAAGTTTATTAGTGGTTGTATGGCTTCTCTCTCAGCAATG AAATCCTTGATGAAGGGCCGTAAATCTCATGATTGTCCAATTGTCCCATCCCCTGTGCTGAGTTTTTGTTATCATTTCTTTCCTCAAGCGCTGCAA gtGGACGAGTATAACATGGTGAGTTTTGTGCCACTTGACTTGAGGAAAGAAAGCAG TATAAGATACGTGCTGGCCCAAATTGATAACTGCATTCAGTACGGTGAAGATGCAGATGTGAAGATCAAGGATTTTGATCCAGACGAAGACGATGACTAA
- the LOC103492583 gene encoding uncharacterized protein LOC103492583 — protein MAVANLHRLRQIHRLPAITYSKTIFSRWSASATTSLEHSSSSSKKVSDRAIKLFAYDPEGTKKEIVGLTGQTLLKALANRGLIDPDSHRLEEIDACSAECEVRIAQDWIDKLPPRSYDEEYLLKKYSRARTLNKNSRLGCQVILTPDLEGMVVVVPEPKPWDIP, from the coding sequence ATGGCAGTCGCAAACCTACACAGGCTCCGCCAAATCCACCGTCTCCCGGCGATCACCTACTCCAAGACCATTTTCTCAAGATGGTCCGCCTCGGCCACCACCTCCTTGGAACACTCATCGTCGTCATCCAAAAAGGTATCAGATCGCGCCATCAAACTCTTCGCGTATGATCCGGAGGGCACAAAGAAAGAGATCGTCGGATTAACTGGCCAGACTCTTCTGAAGGCGCTTGCCAATCGAGGCCTGATCGACCCGGATTCCCATCGATTGGAAGAAATCGACGCCTGTTCCGCGGAATGCGAGGTCAGAATCGCCCAGGATTGGATCGACAAGCTCCCGCCGCGGTCCTACGACGAGGAGTATTTACTCAAGAAATATTCCAGGGCTAGGACTTTGAACAAGAACTCGAGGCTTGGCTGCCAGGTTATTCTCACTCCCGACCTTGAAGGTATGGTCGTTGTTGTGCCCGAGCCCAAACCTTGGGACATTCcttaa
- the LOC103492582 gene encoding uncharacterized protein LOC103492582 isoform X2, translating to MLHVNHMVFASSILPCPSSSPSSSRTAIASCSSTRHFFNFGFNPKWLPINPNQSRTLSFGYRYRPVSFCALKDVKSSSSPSRNGNAFEFDVVIIGAGIIGLTIARQFLIGSDLSVAVVDKAVPCSGATGAGQGYLWMAHKSPGSDIWELALRSQRLWEGLAETLRDQGLNPSEELGWKKTGSLLIGRTPDELDMLKRKVKQLSGAGLEAEYLSSVDLLSMEPALLIGDSCGAAFLPNDCQLDAYSTAAFIQKGHLLVIENFNSLHVNHGLMEVGYVNHQALTLAKDFEQTSSVSMTATMDVQGNLILGSSREFAGFNTEMNEFIVARIWERASEFFPTLKEVSLSDIKHSSKVRIGLRPYMLDGKPVIGPVPGLSNVFLASGHEGGGLSLAMGTAEMIGNMVLGSPGKVDPAPFLLQGRC from the exons ATGCTTCACGTCAACCACATGGTTTTTGCTTCTTCAATCCTTCCATGCCCAAGCTCAAGTCCTTCTTCTAGCAGGACCGCCATAGCTTCATGCTCTTCTACCAGACATTTCTTCAACTTCGGATTCAATCCAAAATGGCTGCCGATTAATCCTAATCAATCCAGAACATTGAGTTTTGGTTATCGTTACAGACCCGTGAGTTTTTGTGCTTTGAAAGATGTGAAATCTTCGTCTTCACCCTCTCGTAATGGCAATGCTTTTGAGTTCGATGTCGTGATCATCGGTGCCGGAATTATCGGGTTGACTATTGCCCGGCAGTTTCTTATCGGATCGGACCTCTCCGTTGCCGTTGTCGATAAGGCGGTCCCTTGCTCTGGAGCTACCGGTGCAG GGCAGGGGTATTTATGGATGGCGCACAAATCCCCTGGCAGTGACATTTGGGAACTTGCTTTGAGAAGCCAGAGGCTGTGGGAGGGTCTGGCTGAGACCCTGCGTGATCAAGGATTGAATCCATCAGAAGAACTGGGTTGGAAAAAGACCG GGAGCTTATTAATTGGTAGAACACCTGACGAGCTTGACATGTTAAAAAGGAAGGTAAAGCAACTTTCTGGAGCTGGACTGGAAGCTGAATACTTATCTAGTGTTGATTTGCTTTCCATGGAACCAGCTCTGCTGATCGGGGACAGCTGTGGGGCTGCTTTTCTCCCTAATGACTGTCAACTAGATGCATATAGTACTGCAGCATTCATCCAAAAG GGTCACTTGCTGGTCATTGAGAATTTTAATTCCCTTCATGTTAATCATGGTTTGATGGAGGTGGGCTATGTTAATCACCAAGCTTTAACTTTGGCTAAAGATTTTGAGCAGACATCATCCGTTTCAATGACTGCCACTATGGATGTTCAAGGCAATCTAATACTTg GTAGCAGCCGTGAGTTTGCTGGTTTCAACACTGAAATGAATGAATTCATAGTTGCTCGGATATGGGAGAGAGCTTCAGAATTCTTTCCTACGTTGAAAGAAGTCTCTTTATCAGATATCAAACACAGTAGTAAAGTGAGAATAGGTCTACGACCATACA TGCTTGATGGAAAACCAGTGATTGGGCCTGTTCCTGGTTTATCAAACGTGTTCCTTGCATCTGGCCATGAAGGTGGAGGACTTTCACTG GCAATGGGAACTGCAGAAATGATTGGTAACATGGTGCTGGGAAGTCCTGGGAAAGTTGATCCAGCTCCTTTTTTGCTACAAGGACGATGTTAA
- the LOC103492582 gene encoding uncharacterized protein LOC103492582 isoform X1, with protein MLHVNHMVFASSILPCPSSSPSSSRTAIASCSSTRHFFNFGFNPKWLPINPNQSRTLSFGYRYRPVSFCALKDVKSSSSPSRNGNAFEFDVVIIGAGIIGLTIARQFLIGSDLSVAVVDKAVPCSGATGAGQGYLWMAHKSPGSDIWELALRSQRLWEGLAETLRDQGLNPSEELGWKKTGSLLIGRTPDELDMLKRKVKQLSGAGLEAEYLSSVDLLSMEPALLIGDSCGAAFLPNDCQLDAYSTAAFIQKANRHFKGRYAEFFHDPVTGLLRSGSDGKIEAVQTSKTTLYSKKAIVVAAGCWSGTLLRDLLREGKTVLDVPIMPRKGHLLVIENFNSLHVNHGLMEVGYVNHQALTLAKDFEQTSSVSMTATMDVQGNLILGSSREFAGFNTEMNEFIVARIWERASEFFPTLKEVSLSDIKHSSKVRIGLRPYMLDGKPVIGPVPGLSNVFLASGHEGGGLSLAMGTAEMIGNMVLGSPGKVDPAPFLLQGRC; from the exons ATGCTTCACGTCAACCACATGGTTTTTGCTTCTTCAATCCTTCCATGCCCAAGCTCAAGTCCTTCTTCTAGCAGGACCGCCATAGCTTCATGCTCTTCTACCAGACATTTCTTCAACTTCGGATTCAATCCAAAATGGCTGCCGATTAATCCTAATCAATCCAGAACATTGAGTTTTGGTTATCGTTACAGACCCGTGAGTTTTTGTGCTTTGAAAGATGTGAAATCTTCGTCTTCACCCTCTCGTAATGGCAATGCTTTTGAGTTCGATGTCGTGATCATCGGTGCCGGAATTATCGGGTTGACTATTGCCCGGCAGTTTCTTATCGGATCGGACCTCTCCGTTGCCGTTGTCGATAAGGCGGTCCCTTGCTCTGGAGCTACCGGTGCAG GGCAGGGGTATTTATGGATGGCGCACAAATCCCCTGGCAGTGACATTTGGGAACTTGCTTTGAGAAGCCAGAGGCTGTGGGAGGGTCTGGCTGAGACCCTGCGTGATCAAGGATTGAATCCATCAGAAGAACTGGGTTGGAAAAAGACCG GGAGCTTATTAATTGGTAGAACACCTGACGAGCTTGACATGTTAAAAAGGAAGGTAAAGCAACTTTCTGGAGCTGGACTGGAAGCTGAATACTTATCTAGTGTTGATTTGCTTTCCATGGAACCAGCTCTGCTGATCGGGGACAGCTGTGGGGCTGCTTTTCTCCCTAATGACTGTCAACTAGATGCATATAGTACTGCAGCATTCATCCAAAAG GCTAACAGGCATTTTAAAGGAAGATATGCAGAGTTTTTTCATGACCCCGTTACTGGCTTATTAAG GTCTGGTAGCGATGGGAAGATAGAAGCTGTTCAGACGTCCAAGACTACATTGTACAGTAAGAAGGCCATTGTTGTGGCAGCTGGTTGTTGGAGTGGGACTTTGCTGCGTGATTTACTCAGGGAAGGAAAAACTGTTTTGGATGTTCCCATAATGCCAAGAAAG GGTCACTTGCTGGTCATTGAGAATTTTAATTCCCTTCATGTTAATCATGGTTTGATGGAGGTGGGCTATGTTAATCACCAAGCTTTAACTTTGGCTAAAGATTTTGAGCAGACATCATCCGTTTCAATGACTGCCACTATGGATGTTCAAGGCAATCTAATACTTg GTAGCAGCCGTGAGTTTGCTGGTTTCAACACTGAAATGAATGAATTCATAGTTGCTCGGATATGGGAGAGAGCTTCAGAATTCTTTCCTACGTTGAAAGAAGTCTCTTTATCAGATATCAAACACAGTAGTAAAGTGAGAATAGGTCTACGACCATACA TGCTTGATGGAAAACCAGTGATTGGGCCTGTTCCTGGTTTATCAAACGTGTTCCTTGCATCTGGCCATGAAGGTGGAGGACTTTCACTG GCAATGGGAACTGCAGAAATGATTGGTAACATGGTGCTGGGAAGTCCTGGGAAAGTTGATCCAGCTCCTTTTTTGCTACAAGGACGATGTTAA
- the LOC103492581 gene encoding linoleate 9S-lipoxygenase-like produces the protein MAMNRYKQKIVGGEESWIKGVVVIVHDSGKSGPAKSVSLQFYSATELDHNSGKGKLSKKGKLEEWKRKKKSDGRTIIGSYKIKLKVEKGFGIPGAFLITNQYNHKFFLREAFFQTPNHSQIIHFDCNSWVYPINLTNDSHYLFFSNTSYIPSKTPSPLMELRKMELAKLRGDGRRETMEERERIYEYDYYNNDCIGNSQEQSTPIIGGSSSLPYPRRLRTLHPSNLDSSSEKMDIEKYIPADERMSHNKVKELASNSVEAALQFLIPTIKALNYQPNTTDHFKSFVELHCFFWAQKPSNLAKADIWTKLEVQKFLPQKLFQQILSQKHPFLYPLPQFLTENEHAWMDDDEFARQMLAGTNPVRITCLHNFPPESKTKVVSTIKASDIEHSLDGLTLQQAIVERRIFTLDHHDYLMPLLNRINSGDVFAYASRTLLFLRSDSTLKPLAIELSLPYSEAEGEEISWVYLPAAEGLEAALWQLAKAHVAANDSVYHQLISHWLHTHAVVEPFIIATRRQLSVMHPIYRLLNPHFKDTIHINSLFRTFLLKPDGIFEKILFSGKFSMELSSELYKEWRFDEHGLPADLLKRNMAVRDPDPGNPTGVRLIFPDYPYAEDGLEIWTAIKTWVKSFCSIFYKDDDSVHSDEELQAWWSEIRNVGHGDKPHESGWYEMATLSNLVEALTTLIWTATGLHAAVNSGQYAYASYPLNRPTLCHKFIPSEGTVEYAEFLSDPDKYYLETIPGKFETALAVALTEVLSHHTMDELYLGRSSYNWTDNAKARHSFSEFSKELKNIENRIEERNRDPNRKNRSGPAKIPYKLLLPDTSNFSPKGGIRGKGIPNSISI, from the exons ATGGCGATGAATCGATATAAACAAAAAATTGTTGGTGGAGAAGAAAGTTGGATCAAAGGAGTTGTAGTGATTGTTCATGATTCTGGGAAATCGGGACCTGCTAAATCGGTTTCTCTTCAGTTTTATAGTGCGACGGAACTCGATCATA ATAGCGGAAAAGGAAAATTAAGCAAAAAGGGGAAATTAGAAGAatggaaaaggaagaagaagagtgATGGAAGAACAATAATCGGAAGctataaaatcaaattaaaggTTGAAAAAGGGTTTGGAATTCCAGGGGCTTTCTTGATAACAAATCAATATAACCATAAATTCTTCCTTAGGGAAGCATTCTTCCAAACTCCAAACCATTCCCAAATAATACATTTTGATTGCAACTCATGGGTTTATCCAATCAACCTTACCAACGACTCTCATTATCTTTTCTTCTCAAACACT AGTTACATTCCAAGCAAAACACCAAGTCCACTCATGGAGCTAAGAAAAATGGAGTTGGCAAAGCTAAGAGGAGATGGTAGAAGAGAAACAATGGAGGAACGGGAAAGGATTTATGAGTATGATTATTACAATAATGATTGTATTGGAAACTCTCAAGAACAATCTACACCTATTATTGGTGGATCCTCCTCTCTTCCTTATCCTCGTCGATTAAGAACTCTTCATCCTTCTAATCTTG ATAGTTCAAGTGAGAAAATGGATATAGAGAAATACATACCTGCTGATGAAAGAATGAGCCACAACAAAGTGAAAGAATTGGCTTCGAATTCAGTGGAAGCTGCACTTCAATTCCTCATTCCAACGATAAAAGCCCTAAACTATCAACCTAACACCACTGATCATTTCAAGTCTTTTGTTGAATTACATTGTTTCTTTTGGGCCCAAAAACCATCCAATTTGGCTAAAGCAGACATATGGACCAAACTTGAAGTCCAAAAATTTCTCCCACAAAAGCTTTTTCAACAAATTCTTTCTCAAAAACATCCATTCTTGTATCCACTTCCTCAGTTTCTTACAG AAAATGAACATGCCTGGATGGATGATGATGAATTTGCTCGACAAATGCTTGCAGGAACCAATCCTGTGCGAATCACATGCTTACAC AATTTTCCACCAGAAAGCAAAACCAAAGTGGTTAGTACAATAAAAGCATCAGATATTGAACACAGCCTAGATGGTCTTACCCTTCAGCAG GCAATAGTGGAGAGAAGAATATTCACGTTGGATCATCATGACTATCTAATGCCACTTCTGAATAGAATAAACAGTGGCGATGTATTTGCCTATGCATCTCGAACCCTACTATTCTTAAGGTCTGATTCTACACTAAAGCCTTTAGCAATTGAACTTTCTTTACCCTACTCTGAAGCTGAAGGAGAAGAGATAAGTTGGGTTTACCTGCCAGCAGCTGAAGGCTTGGAGGCTGCCCTGTGGCAGCTTGCCAAAGCACATGTTGCTGCCAACGACTCCGTCTACCATCAACTCATCAGCCATTG GTTACATACCCATGCAGTTGTTGAGCCCTTCATCATTGCCACTCGCAGACAGTTGAGTGTTATGCATCCAATCTACAGATTGCTGAATCCTCATTTCAAAGACACCATACACATCAACTCACTATTTAGGACCTTCCTGTTGAAACCTGATGGAATCTTTGAGAAGATATTGTTTTCTGGTAAGTTCTCCATGGAACTATCTTCTGAGCTCTACAAAGAGTGGCGGTTCGATGAGCATGGCCTCCCAGCAGACCTGCTGAAAAG AAATATGGCTGTAAGAGATCCAGATCCGGGAAACCCGACCGGAGTTCGCCTCATCTTCCCTGACTATCCATATGCAGAAGACGGCCTTGAGATATGGACCGCAATCAAGACATGGGTGAAGAGTTTTTGTTCAATCTTTTATAAAGATGATGACTCTGTACATTCTGATGAAGAACTCCAGGCTTGGTGGTCTGAGATCCGAAATGTTGGTCATGGCGACAAGCCCCACGAATCAGGGTGGTATGAAATGGCCACACTATCCAACTTGGTAGAGGCCTTAACAACTCTCATATGGACAGCAACTGGACTCCATGCTGCTGTGAATTCAGGGCAATATGCATACGCCAGCTACCCTCTTAATCGTCCCACACTCTGTCACAAGTTCATTCCCAGTGAAGGAACAGTTGAATATGCTGAATTCTTGAGTGATCCAGATAAATATTATCTCGAAACGATACCTGGAAAGTTCGAAACTGCACTTGCCGTTGCATTGACAGAGGTCCTTTCACATCACACAATGGATGAACTGTACCTGGGAAGGTCATCATACAACTGGACAGATAATGCAAAGGCTCGACATAGCTTCAGTGAGTTCAGTAAAGAACTTAAAAATATAGAGAATagaatagaagaaagaaatcgAGATCCCAACCGCAAGAACAGAAGCGGACCTGCCAAGATACCGTACAAACTTTTGTTGCCTGATACATCAAATTTTAGTCCAAAAGGAGGGATCCGAGGTAAAGGGATTCCAAACAGCATATCTATATGA